The Echeneis naucrates chromosome 8, fEcheNa1.1, whole genome shotgun sequence genome has a window encoding:
- the noxo1a gene encoding NADPH oxidase organizer 1a has protein sequence MERYPHSVRLIGVMHKEKSKMYVTSVLWSDQSDVVVYRTLRDFKKLHKQMKKAFPTASRGRKSNRIIPKFRVRRAKQGGQRKGPTKSLGRLKSLQKYCNELLNCDPRVTQSAELIQFFQPKDQDLQPEFSKNSIMIMPSDNDLKTGQADNVTQPFITETYRCVAPYETKDTKNKPFKVALDEKVDVLIKDKAGWWLVENDNKQMAWFPAPYLQRLSDDDDEDEDFTDETTGKGTLCTAIKNYKATKDDEISVNIGVVVEVLQKSDNGWWFIRYNGKAGYIPCMYLQPCNFPHVHMTANNQARRTSYQLTVPSSTLKQSQQLSLSQGNLLQAPPVRSYSPSPLQQNIKQRSHSLDILSERPLTQLLQSTTNTNVATTPATPKYVPPPTIMVEMDGEEEEQSRNERSESIDSFVSSDSDFSNFSDDLMSSSASSSLNLSYGANNEQIRLSRTPPPTISNHLSPTMGSEGKMTPSVSDPTLYRGPTTPKVPPRPQAQEILTRCSTITRKNAARGGASPTPNEILGR, from the exons ATGGAGCGGTATCCTCACAGTGTGCGTCTGATCGGAGTGATGCACAAGGAGAAGAGCAAA ATGTATGTGACCTCCGTGCTTTGGTCTGACCAGAGTGACGTCGTAGTTTACAGAACTTTACGGGATTTCAAGAAATTGCAC aaacaaatgaagaaagcaTTTCCAACAGCAAGTAGGGggagaaaatcaaacagaatcATCCCCAAATTTCGAG TAAGGAGGGCAAAGCAGGGTGGACAAAGGAAGGGTCCCACCAAATCACTTGGGCGCCTCAAATCCTTGCAGAAATACTGTAACGAGCTTTTGAACTGCGACCCGAGGGTCACACAGTCTGCAGAGCTGATTCAGTTCTTCCAGCCAAAAGACCAGGACTTGCAGCCGGAATTCTCCAAGAACAG CATTATGATAATGCCTTCAGATAATGATCTCAAGACAGGACAAGCAGATAACGTGACACAGCCATTCATCACGGAGACATACAGATGTGTGGCACCATACGAGACCAAAGACACCAAGAACAAACCATTCAAAGTGGCACTGGATGAAAAAGTGGATGTGCTCATCAAAGACAAAGCAG GATGGTGGCTTGTGGAGAATGATAATAAACAAATGGCCTGGTTCCCCGCACCCTACTTGCAGCGGCTATCcgatgacgatgatgaggatgaagatttCACAGATGAGACAACTGGAAAAG GAACACTGTGCACTGCAATCAAGAACTACAAAGCCACCAAAGATGATGAGATATCTGTAAACATCGGTGTGGTGGTGGAGGTCCTGCAGAAGTCTGACAATGGCTGGTGGTTTATCAG ATACAATGGTAAAGCAGGTTACATTCCTTGCATGTACCTGCAGCCGTGTAACTTTCCTCACGTCCACATGACAGCCAACAATCAAGCTCGTCGAACCTCCTACCAACTTACAGtcccctcctccaccctgaAACAGTCCCAGCAGCTCAGCCTCTCCCAGGGGAACCTGCTACAAGCTCCCCCTGTCAGGTCTTACTCTCCTAGCCCGCTCCAACAAAACATCAAGCAGAGGTCGCATTCTCTTGACATCCTATCTGAGCGACCTTTGACTCAGCTTTTACAGAGTACCACCAACACCAATGTTGCCACCACACCTGCCACTCCGAAATACGTTCCCCCGCCCACCATCATGGTGGAGATGGATGGTGAGGAAGAAGAACAGAGCAGGAACGAGAGATCAGAAAGCATAGACAGCTTTGTGAGCAGTGACAGCGACTTCAGTAACTTCAGCGATGACCTCATGTCCTCCTCAGCAAGCTCATCCCTAAACCTGAGCTACGGGGCCAACAACGAACAAATTCGCCTCAGCCGTACACCTCCACCTACAATCAGCAACCACCTCAGCCCAACAATGGGCTCAGAGGGGAAAATGACCCCCAGCGTTTCTGATCCTACCCTCTACAGGGGGCCCACCACACCGAAGGTGCCGCCAAGGCCACAGGCTCAGGAGATCCTCACCCGCTGCAGCACTATCACCCGAAAGAATGCAGCCAGAGGCGGTGCGTCACCCACCCCTAATGAGATCCTGGGCCGATGA
- the rnf151 gene encoding RING finger protein 151, producing the protein MADPEASTQSGGYDVELFVDTPDYDLICTICQGVLRCPVRAACHHIFCKKCILQWLKRQETCPCCRKPVNPSLIFVMFKLSKSIGRMKTKCKNEIRGCTETFPLSEQYCHSMSCLFELIPCPYHGCRAQLLRRDLDAHARHCEHWRQPCHMGCGTILSHRTQAEHNCYKQLRQEYEARQRNHRAIATALQRKMRRMQSTMAHMKRQIGLICESLEVMDDLHEEEEEDLGESSGSSSGTPSSSNSNC; encoded by the exons ATG GCGGACCCAGAGGCGTCAACACAGAGTGGGGGCTACGATGTAGAGCTGTTCGTGGACACCCCAGACTATGATCTGATCTGTACCATATGCCAGGGGGTCCTCAGGTGTCCAGTGAGAGCAGCATGTCATCACATCTTCTGCAAGAAATGTATACTGCAGTGGCTAAAGAG GCAGGAAACATGTCCCTGCTGCAGGAAGCCTGTTAACCCAAGCTTGATCTTTGTCATGTTCAAGCTGAGCAAATCTATTGGACGCATGAAGACCAAG TGTAAGAATGAGATCCGTGGTTGTACAGAGACCTTCCCCCTCTCAGAACAGTACTGCCACAGTATGAGCTGTCTGTTCGAGCTCATCCCTTGTCCATACCATGGCTGCCGAGCACAGCTACTGCGAAGGGACTTGGATGCCCATGCTCGCCACTGCGAACACTGGCGACAGCCCTGCCACATGGGCTGTGGGACGATACTCTCCCACCGCACCCAGGCTGAGCACAACTGCTATAAGCAACTAAGGCAGGAGTATGAAGCCAGACAGAGAAACCACAGGGCCATTGCTACTGCCCTGCaaaggaagatgaggaggatgcaGAGCACCATGGCCCATATGAAGAGGCAGATAGGTCTTATCTGTGAGAGCCTGGAGGTGATGGATGATCtgcatgaggaagaggaggaggacctCGGAGAGAGCAGTGGGAGCTCGAGTGGGACTCCAAGTAGCAGCAACAGTAACTGCTGA
- the rps2 gene encoding small ribosomal subunit protein uS5 yields the protein MADDAGGRGGFRGGFGAGGRGGRGRGRGRGRGRGRGARGGKSEDKEWVPVTKLGRLVKDMKIKSLEEIYLYSLPIKESEIIDFFLGSGLKDEVLKIMPVQKQTRAGQRTRFKAFVAIGDYNGHVGLGVKCSKEVATAIRGAIILAKLSIVPVRRGYWGNKIGKPHTVPCKVTGRCGSVLVRLIPAPRGTGIVSAPVPKKLLMMAGIDDCYTSARGCTATLGNFAKATFDAISKTYSYLTPDLWKETVFTKSPYQEFTDHLAKTHTRVSVQRGQTVQPPAS from the exons ATGGCGGACGACGCCGGTGGTAGAGGAGGTTTCCGCGGAGGCTTTGGCGCTGGTGGCCGCGGCGGCCGGGGCCGTGGACGCGGCAGAGGCCGTGGCAGGGGCCGCGGTGCCCGTGGCGGCAAGTCCGAGGACAAGGAA TGGGTGCCAGTCACCAAGCTGGGCCGGCTGGTTAAGGACATGAAGATCAAGTCCCTGGAGGAGATCTACCTTTATTCTCTGCCCATCAAG GAGTCTGAGATCATCGACTTCTTCCTGGGTTCTGGCCTGAAGGATGAGGTGCTGAAGATCATGCCTGTCCAGAAACAGACCAGGGCTGGTCAGCGTACTAGGTTTAAg GCCTTTGTTGCCATTGGTGACTACAACGGCCATGTTGGTCTCGGAGTGAAGTGCTCCAAAGAAGTGGCCACAGCCATTCGTGGAGCCATCATTCTGGCCAAGCTGTCCATTGTCCCTGTCAGGAGAGGTTATTGGGGTAACAAGATTGGCAAGCCCCACACTGTACCCTGCAAGGTGACTGGTCGGTGCGGCTCTGTCCTGGTGCGTCTCATCCCTGCCCCCCGTGGTACTGGCATCGTGTCTGCCCCTGTTCCCAAGAAACTGCTGATGATGGCTGGTATTGATGACTGCTACACCTCTGCAAGGGGCTGCACTGCCACTCTTGGCAACTTCG CCAAGGCCACCTTTGATGCCATCTCCAAGACTTACAGTTACCTGACCCCTGATCTCTGGAAGGAGACCGTCTTCACCAAGTCTCCTTACCAG GAGTTCACTGACCATCTGGCCAAGACTCACACCAGGGTGTCCGTGCAGAGGGGGCAGACTGTCCAGCCACCTGCCTcataa
- the tbl3 gene encoding transducin beta-like protein 3 yields MANISLQFKTNYAVSSKIEPFYKGGKVQISKDENHIFCTCGSRVNVLEISTGKIVHSVEHDDQEDITSFALSCDDEMLVTASRALLLKQWDWRQAQCTRSWRAIHTVPVASMTFDSTSTLLATGGCDSTIKIWDVVKQYCTHNLKGSSGVVHLVQFHPDISRLQLFSSSLDCGIRLWDLRSSQCVCVLQSHYSTVTSLCFSPDGGTMVSSGRDKICTVWDLETKKVKRTVPVYEAVEGVVLLPENEDFSQIGVKSRDLHFITAGSKGVLRVWEASTARCVYTQTLPSTPVSGEEKDDDSLSLTCLLHLPSSSRLATVTAEHNILLYQLPALSTQQQFVGYSDEVLDVKFLGKGDSHIVVATNSCQLKVFELLTNSCQILYGHTDTIFSLDVFKKGSLFASCAKDRSVRIWKIDSDSGKVRCVALGSTHANAVGSITCSRMKASFVVSGSQDCTVKVWDLPPDLSKTEADMCQLTVRATEKAHDKDINSVAVSPNDKLLASGSQDRTAKLWSLAGEGSIGLLGVFRGHRRGIWAVCFSPIDQVLATSSADGTTKLWSLQDFSCLKTFEGHDASVLKVIFVSRGTQLLTSGSDGLVKLWTIKTNECVKTLDAHQDKVWGLHTNRKDDKMVTGSADSTITVWMDVTEVELAEEQAKQEDQILKQQELSNLLHEKRYLKALGLAISLDQPQTVLTVIKAICQGEEGRELLQKTLLKLRLDQKESLLRYCVVWNTNARNCLDAQAVLQVLLKHLPPEELLQYQGARTHLEGLIPYTERHMQRIGHLLQASMFLNYMWQTMRVAGAPCSMGQDEEMDTTPLTQAQPFLIIDEEKRRSSGKERQDGGDDSDSGQDEDANLPAVEEGEEEEEEEEEVSVTKKASTNNRRLKNGESATTNGNHHSESEESSEDEDMEENTNDQTKIVKSHPVSPPPQCQTFVS; encoded by the exons ATGGCGAATATCAGCCTTCAGTTCAAAACAAA TTATGCTGTTTCCAGCAAGATTGAGCCGTTTTATAAAGGCGGGAAGGTGCAG atcaGCAAAGATGAGAATCACATCTTTTGTACTTGTGGCTCTCGTGTCAATGTTTTGGAGATCAGCACTGGGAAGATTGTCCATAGTGTTGAACAT GACGATCAAGAGGACATTACATCTTTCGCTCTCAGCTGTGATGATGAG ATGCTAGTAACAGCCAGCAGGGCTTTGCTGCTGAAGCAGTGGGACTGGAGACAAGCTCAATGTACTCGCTCCTGGAGAGCCATTCACACTGTGCCTGTAGCCAGCATGACGTTTGATTCTACCTCTACGCTCCTAGCTACAG GTGGTTGTGACAGCACCATCAAGATTTGGGATGTGGTGAAGCAGTACTGCACTCATAACCTGAAGGGGTCATCTGGTGTTGTGCA CCTGGTCCAGTTCCACCCTGATATCAGCCGCCTACAGCTCTTCTCGTCCTCTCTGGATTGCGGCATTCGGCTTTGGGACCTGCGCtccagtcagtgtgtgtgtgtgctgcaaaGCCACTACAGCACTGTCACATCTCTATGCTTCAGCCCTGATGGTGGCACCATGGTCAG ctccgGCAGAGATAAGATCTGCACTGTGTGGGACCTAGAGACGAAGAAGGTGAAGAGGACTGTCCCTGTGTATGAG GCTGTGGAGGGAGTTGTGCTGCTGCCTGAGAATGAAGATTTCTCCCAAATTGGAGTAAAGAGCAGGGACTTGCATTTCATCACAGCTGGCAGCAAAG GTGTGTTGAGAGTGTGGGAAGCCAGCACAGCACGTTGTGTGTATACTCAGACCCTCCCCTCCACCCCTGTCTCTGGGGAGGAGAAGGACGATGACTCCCTCAGTCTAACGTGTCTGCTTCACCTGCCTTCCTCATCCAGACTGGCCACAGTCACTGCAGAACACAACATTCTGCTCTACCAGCTGCCGGCCctcagcacacagcagcag TTTGTTGGTTACAGCGATGAGGTGCTCGATGTGAAGTTTCTGGGTAAAGGTGACAGTCACATTGTGGTGGCCACCAACAGCTGCCAACTAAAGGTGTTTGAGCTGCTCACCAACAGCTGCCAGATCCTGTATGGTCACACTG ACACTATTTTCTCCCTCGATGTTTTCAAAAAAGGCTCTCTCTTCGCAAGTTGTGCAAAG GACAGGTCAGTGCGCATCTGGAAGATTGACAGTGACAGTGGTAAGGTGCGATGTGTGGCCCTGGGCTCCACCCATGCTAACGCCGTGGGTTCCATTACTTGTTCCAG AATGAAGGCATCGTTCGTAGTGTCTGGCAGTCAGGACTGTACGGTGAAGGTGTGGGATCTGCCACCAGACTTGTCCAAAACGGAGGCAGATATGTGTCAGCTCACAGTGCGTGCCACAGAGAAGGCACATGATAAG GATATTAACAGTGTTGCGGTGTCACCAAATGACAAACTGTTGGCCTCGGGGTCCCAGGACCGAACAGCCAAGCTGTGGTCGCTGGCGGGGGAGGGGAGCATAGGCCTTCTCGGGGTGTTTCGAGGCCACCGTCGTGGCATCTGGGCCGTGTGCTTCTCTCCCATCGACCAGGTGTTGGCCACATCCTCAGCTGATGGCACCACCAAGCTCTGGAGCCTCCAAGACTTCAGCTGCCTCAAG ACATTTGAGGGACACGATGCATCAGTACTCAAGGTCATTTTTGTGAGTCGAGGCACTCAGCTTCTCACCAG tggCTCAGACGGTTTAGTGAAGCTATGgaccataaaaacaaatgagtgtGTGAAGACACTGGACGCCCACCAGGACAAAGTGTGGGGTCTCCACACAAACCGCAAAGACGACAAGATGGTGACCGGGTCAGCAGACTCGACCATCACCGTGTGGATG GATGTGACTGAAGTGGAGCTGGCAGAGGAACAGGCCAAACAGGAAGATCAGATACTCAA gCAGCAGGAGTTGTCTAACCTGCTCCATGAGAAGAGATATCTTAAGGCCCTGGGTCTGGCCATTTCACTGGACCAGCCTCAAACTGTGCTCACGGTGATTAAAG CAATCTGTCAGGGGGAGGAGGGGcgtgagctgctgcagaagacaCTACTGAAACTGCGACTTGATCAGAAAG AGTCACTCCTGCGGTACTGCGTGGTGTGGAACACCAATGCCAGAAACTGCCTGGATGCCCAGGCTGTCCTTCAGGTGCTTCTCAAACATCTGCCacctgaggagctgctgcagtacCAGGGCGCCCGAACACACCTGGAGGGTCTCATCCCATATACAG AGAGACACATGCAGAGGATTGGACATTTGCTACAGGCGTCCATGTTTCTGAACTACATGTGGCAGACAATGAGAGTGGCTGGAGCACCGTGCAG CATGGGCCAAGACGAAGAAATGGACACCACTCCTCTTACACAAGCCCAACCTTTCCTGATAATCGACGAAGAGAAACGAAGGAGCAGCGGCAAGGAGCGGCAAGATGGTGGGGATGACAGTGATAGTGGACAAGACGAAGATGCAAATTTACCTGCAgtggaggaaggggaggaggaggaggaggaggaagaagaggttaGTGTCACCAAGAAAGCCTCCACAAACAACAGGAGGCTAAAAAATGGAGAGAGTGCCACAACAAATGGCAACCACCACTCTGAAAGTGAGGAGAGTTCAGAGGATGAAGATATGGAGGAAAATACAAATGACCAAACTAAAATAGTGAAATCTCACccagtttctcctcctcctcaatgCCAGACATTTGTTAGCTGA